A single Anopheles funestus chromosome 2RL, idAnoFuneDA-416_04, whole genome shotgun sequence DNA region contains:
- the LOC125766424 gene encoding uncharacterized protein LOC125766424 — MFFLKVSRSALASCIWSRALSTTRINWTSIKTVQEKVNPYAKIRINCAYDLKIVPYDLLDCPDSNILKATVKHDSNVDNFAVEISDKIVTITSDPNTGGTECILEVPIKADLQIHNNGTTSIANLYSDDIEIVGTGDIETRSLRSTNITLNSATGNIACKGITLAENVTVTASGKGNIFLDKLQGGTVSATTEMGNISVNASYSNKSSFQTKDGNLELKSIHKDCTVLSSGGKQFTMNGFYGTLNADVGSEIVTLQLSEMVGNSSIKAVSSQVVNLNLAETVYETSAITVNSSHLTLDSTINDQAHQRDGSSITLGRSDAENSLHVQTDGSVVVRKMSWADSFSFSGMSHMKQQ; from the exons ATGTTTTTCCTTAAAGTGTCCCGATCGGCATTAGCATCCTGCATATGGAGTCGCGCTCTTTCCACGACCAGAATCAACTGGACATCCATCAAAACAGTGCAGGAAAAAGTTAATCCATACGCGAAAATTCGAATTAACTGTGCATACGATCTGAAAATTGTACCTTACGATTTGCTCGACTGTCCCGATTCCAACATCCTCAAGGCGACGGTGAAGCACGACAGCAATGTAGACAACTTTGCGGTAGAAATATCGGACAAAATTGTCACTATTACGAGCGACCCGAATACCGGTGGAACAGAATGTATTTTGGAAGTTCCTATAAAAGCAGACTTGCAAATCCATAACAATGGAACCACCTCGATAGCGAACCTGTACAGCGATGATATCGAAATCGTTGGTACCGGAGACATAGAGACGCGAAGTCTTCGTTCGACGAACATAACACTTAACAGCGCTACCGGAAATATAGCCTGCAAGGGTATAACGCTGGCCGAAAACGTAACTGTTACGGCCTCGGGCAAAGGAAACATATTTCTGGACAAATTGCAAGGTGGAACGGTTAGCGCAACCACCGAGATGGGAAACATTTCCGTTAATGCAAGCTACTCGAACAAAAGCTCCTTTCAGACGAAGGATGGCAATTTGGAGCTGAAAAGCATCCACAAAGACTGCACCGTACTGTCGTCCGGTGGTAAACAGTTTACCATGA ACGGTTTCTATGGCACACTCAACGCGGACGTTGGAAGCGAAATTGTAACATTGCAGCTTTCCGAAATGGTTGGCAATAGTAGCATTAAAGCTGTATCATCACAAGTTGTGAACCTTAATCTCGCCGAAACTGTGTACGAAACGTCAGCCATCACTGTAAACTCTTCACACTTAACGCTCGATAGTACGATAAACGATCAGGCTCATCAACGGGATGGTAGCAGTATCACACTTGGAAGGTCTGATGCTGAAAATTCGTTACACGTTCAAACAGACGGTTCGGTTGTAGTACGAAAAATGTCCTGGGCGGACAGTTTTTCTTTCAGTGGTATGAGCCATATGAAGCAACAGTGA